The following coding sequences are from one Planctomicrobium piriforme window:
- the ilvN gene encoding acetolactate synthase small subunit produces MRHILSALVMNQPGVLAHISGMMASRAFNIDSLAVGPTENPDFSRMTFVVNGGDRVLDQVRKQLEKIVTVVQVVDYMNEDYVERDLMLIKVHTASSEVRSQLKELVDIFRARIVDVGNEQLMIEISGQEKKIEAFIDAVRPFGILEMARTGRIALARKANMSAEVAVGDPTHASDLTEQQA; encoded by the coding sequence ATGAGACACATTCTCTCCGCACTTGTGATGAACCAGCCAGGCGTGCTGGCGCATATCTCCGGCATGATGGCCTCCCGCGCCTTCAACATCGACAGCCTCGCTGTCGGGCCGACCGAGAACCCCGATTTCTCCCGCATGACTTTCGTCGTCAACGGCGGCGACCGCGTCCTCGATCAGGTGCGCAAGCAGCTTGAGAAAATCGTCACCGTGGTCCAGGTGGTCGATTACATGAACGAAGACTACGTCGAACGCGATCTGATGTTGATCAAAGTTCATACCGCTTCGTCCGAGGTCCGCAGCCAGTTGAAAGAACTCGTTGACATTTTCCGTGCCCGGATTGTCGACGTCGGCAACGAACAGCTGATGATCGAAATCTCGGGGCAGGAAAAGAAGATCGAAGCGTTCATCGACGCGGTTCGCCCGTTCGGGATTCTCGAAATGGCCCGCACCGGCCGCATCGCCCTCGCCCGCAAGGCCAACATGTCGGCCGAAGTCGCCGTGGGCGACCCAACGCACGCCAGCGACCTGACGGAACAACAGGCGTAA
- the ilvC gene encoding ketol-acid reductoisomerase — MPVTIYYDDDADLSLLKNKTIAILGYGSQGHAQAQNLRDSGCNVIIGQRKGSPNYDLAVSHGFKPVSAAEAAEAGDLINILLPDEVQGDVYKADVKPNLKPGNLLLCSHGFNIHFGQVTPPEGVDAALVAPKGPGHLVRSEYVKGGGVPSLIALYPGASENAKKLALAYAKGIGGTRGGVIETTFAEETETDLFGEQVVLCGGVSALVKAGFETLVEAGYQPEMAYFECMHELKLIVDLFYQGGLNYMRYSVSNTAEYGDYTRGPRIVTEETKKEMKKILEEIQSGKFARDWLLENKVNQASFKAIRRRERTHQIEKVGRELRSMMTWIDSKEV, encoded by the coding sequence ATGCCGGTTACGATTTACTACGACGACGATGCCGATCTCTCGCTGCTGAAGAACAAGACGATTGCCATTCTCGGTTACGGCAGCCAGGGTCATGCCCAGGCTCAGAACCTGCGGGACAGCGGCTGCAACGTCATCATCGGCCAGCGTAAGGGGAGCCCCAACTACGACCTCGCAGTCAGCCACGGCTTCAAGCCGGTCTCCGCCGCCGAAGCCGCCGAAGCAGGCGACCTCATCAACATCCTGCTGCCAGACGAAGTCCAGGGAGACGTTTACAAGGCAGACGTCAAACCGAACCTGAAGCCAGGCAACCTGCTGCTCTGCTCGCACGGGTTCAACATTCACTTCGGTCAGGTCACTCCGCCAGAAGGCGTCGATGCCGCACTGGTCGCCCCCAAGGGCCCCGGCCATCTCGTCCGCAGCGAATACGTCAAAGGCGGCGGCGTTCCCTCGCTGATCGCTCTCTACCCGGGCGCATCGGAAAACGCCAAGAAGCTGGCCCTGGCTTATGCCAAGGGGATCGGCGGAACCCGCGGCGGCGTGATTGAAACGACCTTCGCTGAAGAAACCGAAACCGACCTGTTCGGCGAACAAGTGGTGCTCTGCGGCGGCGTGAGCGCCCTCGTCAAGGCCGGCTTCGAAACCCTCGTCGAAGCCGGTTACCAGCCGGAAATGGCCTACTTCGAGTGTATGCACGAACTGAAGCTGATCGTCGACCTGTTCTATCAGGGCGGCTTGAACTACATGCGTTACAGCGTGTCGAACACCGCTGAATACGGCGACTACACCCGCGGCCCGCGGATCGTCACCGAAGAAACGAAGAAGGAAATGAAGAAGATTCTGGAAGAGATCCAGAGCGGCAAGTTCGCCCGTGACTGGCTGCTGGAAAACAAGGTGAACCAGGCCAGCTTCAAAGCCATCCGCCGCCGCGAACGCACCCACCAGATCGAAAAGGTCGGCCGCGAACTGCGAAGCATGATGACCTGGATCGATTCGAAAGAGGTTTAG